Proteins from a genomic interval of Zingiber officinale cultivar Zhangliang chromosome 2A, Zo_v1.1, whole genome shotgun sequence:
- the LOC122042586 gene encoding auxin response factor 2A-like: protein MFLPTVHKQGVALGRSVDLTKFDGYDQLIEELDQLFEFKGELIAPNKNWMIVFTDNEDDMMLVGDDPWQEFCAMVRQIFIYPKEEVQKMDSSTLNPKNEDCPDMKENVKETKGSQSASSSNSKNS, encoded by the exons atgtttCTTCCAACA GTTCATaagcagggtgttgcacttggaAGATCTGTTGACTTGACAAAGTTTGATGGTTATGACCAATTGATCGAGGAGTTAGATCAGCTATTTGAATTCAAAGGAGAATTGATAGCTCCAAATAAAAATTGGATGATTGTATTTACTGATAATGAGGATGATATGATGCTTGTTGGAGATGACCCTTGGCA GGAATTTTGTGCTATGGTCCGTCAGATTTTTATATACCCAAAAGAGGAGGTCCAGAAGATGGATTCAAGTACCTTGAACCCAAAAAATGAAGATTGTCCTGATATGAAAGAGAATGTCAAGGAAACAAAAGGCAGTCAATCTGCATCAtcatctaattcaaaaaactcatAG